The following is a genomic window from Clostridium fungisolvens.
AGTATTGGAATGAGTGTAGTATCGGTACACTATTATCTTAAAATTGTAAAAGTAATGTACTTTGGAGATGAATCTAAAAGTTTTGAATCAATTAAAGTAACTGTAAGTACAAAAGTAGTATTAACGCTATCTATGATAGTACTTGTTATATTTGGAATTTATCCAACTCAATTGATAAATTTAGTGATGGAGATTTCAAAAACCTTTTTATCTTAATATTCATATGTATTTATTTGAGCTCTCCAAGTTTGGAGAGCTTAAATCTCAAAAAGAAAATTAAGTATTTTCACATGAAATTCATAAGTTTATGCTAAATTATGAACATATAACAATAACAAATTATACGAGGTTAAACGATGAATAATAATATTTTAATTATTGAAGACGAAGAAAATGTTTTGAATGTTTTAAAAGCCTATCTAGAAAAGGCAGGATATAATGTTTATGGAACTACAAGAGGTTTAAAAGGGATTCAATTGTTTAAATCCAATGATTTTAAATTGATAATTCTTGATTTAATGTTACCTGATATAAGTGGCGAGGAAGTTTGTAGAATAATAAGAGAAACTTCAAACATACATATATTTATGCTTACTGCTAAAGGTAGCTTAGATAATAAAATTGATGGATTAGAGATAGGAGCAGATGAATATCTAGTAAAACCTTTTAGTCCAAGAGAATTAACTGCAAGAATAAATGCTCTTTTTAGAAGAATCTCCTATGAAGATAATGAATCCGGTTTGTGTTATAGTGATGGAAATTTAATTGTTGATTATGAAAAAAGATTAGTAAAGCTGAATGAGCAGGAAGTTCCACTAACATCAAATGAATTTGATATACTGTATGCACTAATTATTAATAAAGGAAAGGTATTATCAAGAGAACAGTTAATTCAGAAAATTGGTGGTATAGACTTTGAAGGATATGACAGAACAATAGATGTTCATATAAAAAATATACGTAAAAAGATTGAGGAAGATACAAAAAAACCTAAATATATCATAACTGTAGTTAAGGTTGGATACAAGTTTGGTGGTGATAATTAGTGAAAAGTATAAGAAGAAAACTTAGTATTATGTTTTTTATTTGTTCACTTGCAGCAATATTACTAATAACAATGTTTGTGAATTTAACTATAACCAAAAAGTTTGATGACTATATGGTAGATACCCAAAATAAAAGATATGAAAGAATTGTAGCATATTTCCAAGAAGTATATAAGAGAGATGGAAAGTGGAATGAAAACTCTGGCGTTGAAATGATGCACGAAGCTTTTATGGGGAATTATTGCCTAACCCTTCTTGATAGTAACGAAAAAACTGTATGGGGAATGAATGCTAATGATATTAAAAATAATTTACATTTAAACACTATGCTCGTAAAGGATTCTGGTGTTTATACATCCAAGCGATTTCCAATTAAGGTAAATAGTAAGGTAGTAGGATATGTAGACATAGGTCAATATTCATCGGTTCTCTTATCAGAAGAAGATGTTAATTTCAAGCTATCAATAAATCAAAGTATTATCGTTAGTGGTTTAATAACCATGATAATAATAATTGCGATAAGCCTCTATTTTTCAAAGCAGTTTTCAAAACCTATTAAGGAAGTTTCAAATATGTCTGTGAGTTTATCTAAGGGAAATTTTGATACCAAGTATGTCACAAAGAGTGATATAAAGGAATTAGAGAACTTAAGAAGTAGCGTAAATATATTAGCAGAAAAGTTAAAGCAACAAGATATGCTTAGAAAAAGGCTTGTATCTGACATATCTCATGAAATAAGAACCCCTCTAAATGTACTGCAAAACAATTTAGAAGCAATGATTGATGGAGTTTTTGAAGTTACAGATGATAAACTTAGGTATTTAAATGATGAAGTTATTAGATTTGGTAAACTTTTAAATAATCTAGATTTGCTCAAGAAATTCGAGGCTGAGAGTACAAAAATTAATTTTGAAACTGTAGATCTGCAGCAATTATTAAAAAGTGTATGTGAAGACTTTTATATGAAAGCAAAAAATCAAGGAATTGAACTTCAATATACTATTCAGAAAAATCAAAAGTATTATATAACTGGAGATAAAGATAAGTTAAGACAGGTATTTATAAACATTATTTCAAATGCTATTAAATTTTCTAAGGATAATGGAAATATAGATGTAAATATGTACACAAGAGATAAAAAAGCCATCATAGAGATTTTTGATAATGGAATTGGGATAAAAGAAGAGGACTTACCCTTTATATTTGAAAGATTATACAGAGGTGATAAGAGTAGAAACGAAATTGAAGGTAGCGGCATAGGTCTAACCATAGTTAAAAATATTTTAGATCTTCATTTTGCAAACATAGAAGTAGAGAGTGTAGAGAATCAGGGAACTAAATTTACTATTTATTTTGATAAACTTAGTATTTAAAAATAAAGGTTAATATACATACTTGTGAGAAAGAAATAAACATACTTATTGAAGAAAATAAAATAATACAAAAAAGTGTGAAGTTTTTTGATTTCACACTTTTTTGTATTATTTAAAAACTTAAAGTGAATTTGTTTTTTTACATCAATACAGCAATAGGCTAATTATAAAATTTAAACGAATCTTCATAACAACTTCATAATACCTTCATAACAACTTTATAAAAATTAGTTATAGTATATTCAAAGAAAGATAAGCTACAAATTTAAAATGGAGGAGAACTTAATATGGAGTTTTTAGCTAATAATTGGATATATATGTTGGTTACAGTAATAATGGTTTTTGTGATGGTTAAAAGAGGCGGATGCTGCGGTGGTCATTCTCATGAGAATGAATTTGAAAACGGTAATTCTCATGGCGGAGGATGTTGTGGAGGTAGTTCAAATCATAATCATAGTGATGAAAGTAATAAACAAATTGATCAATCAAACCTAGTCAAAGATCCAATATGTGGAATGATGGTGAATCCGGAAACTGCAATAAAGCAAATAATTGATGGTCAAACCTATTACTT
Proteins encoded in this region:
- a CDS encoding response regulator transcription factor, with the protein product MNNNILIIEDEENVLNVLKAYLEKAGYNVYGTTRGLKGIQLFKSNDFKLIILDLMLPDISGEEVCRIIRETSNIHIFMLTAKGSLDNKIDGLEIGADEYLVKPFSPRELTARINALFRRISYEDNESGLCYSDGNLIVDYEKRLVKLNEQEVPLTSNEFDILYALIINKGKVLSREQLIQKIGGIDFEGYDRTIDVHIKNIRKKIEEDTKKPKYIITVVKVGYKFGGDN
- a CDS encoding sensor histidine kinase; translation: MKSIRRKLSIMFFICSLAAILLITMFVNLTITKKFDDYMVDTQNKRYERIVAYFQEVYKRDGKWNENSGVEMMHEAFMGNYCLTLLDSNEKTVWGMNANDIKNNLHLNTMLVKDSGVYTSKRFPIKVNSKVVGYVDIGQYSSVLLSEEDVNFKLSINQSIIVSGLITMIIIIAISLYFSKQFSKPIKEVSNMSVSLSKGNFDTKYVTKSDIKELENLRSSVNILAEKLKQQDMLRKRLVSDISHEIRTPLNVLQNNLEAMIDGVFEVTDDKLRYLNDEVIRFGKLLNNLDLLKKFEAESTKINFETVDLQQLLKSVCEDFYMKAKNQGIELQYTIQKNQKYYITGDKDKLRQVFINIISNAIKFSKDNGNIDVNMYTRDKKAIIEIFDNGIGIKEEDLPFIFERLYRGDKSRNEIEGSGIGLTIVKNILDLHFANIEVESVENQGTKFTIYFDKLSI
- a CDS encoding YHS domain-containing protein: MEFLANNWIYMLVTVIMVFVMVKRGGCCGGHSHENEFENGNSHGGGCCGGSSNHNHSDESNKQIDQSNLVKDPICGMMVNPETAIKQIIDGQTYYFCSEGCRREFIRKQS